From Ignisphaera aggregans DSM 17230, the proteins below share one genomic window:
- a CDS encoding beta-glucosidase (COGs: COG1472 Beta-glucosidase-related glycosidase~InterPro IPR001764:IPR002772:IPR019800~KEGG: tpt:Tpet_0898 glycoside hydrolase family 3 protein~PFAM: glycoside hydrolase family 3 domain protein~SPTR: A5IL43 Beta-glucosidase. Glycosyl Hydrolase family 3~PFAM: Glycosyl hydrolase family 3 C terminal domain; Glycosyl hydrolase family 3 N terminal domain), which translates to MDIDEILKNMTIEEKISLIVGAGLSKRVPSAAGETRSIDRLGIPSIVLSDGPAGVRISPIRIGEVGTYYATAFPNEIVLASTWNRDIVEAVGRAIGEEARDYGIDVILAPGLNMHRIPLCGRNFEYFSEDPLLAGELAAAYVRGVQSVGVGATLKHLVANEQEVNRFTINVIVSERTLREIYLRAFEIAIEKSKPWAIMAAYNKLNGKYCTQNEWLLTKVLREEWEYNGLVMTDWGAGDNPIEQIKAGIDLIMPGDEKILQSLLEAYKKGLIDEKIIDERARRVLELILKSPTYKGHRPSNKPDLDVHAKIAYEAAVEGFVLLKNNGVLPISKDAKIALFGKGSYLTIKGGLGSGDTHPRYVVSIANGLKERGIRIDEDLEKIYTSLPQFWMLRFYEWIVNEVVKGGDIKPLCSSIIEHFDSFVRSSGINVDEYLDDMVIEKAAREDDVAIITVSRVSGEGWDRSGGKGDFYLSDSELNLIKKVSDAFHKHGKKVIVLLNIPSPIEIVSWRDYVDAILVIWTPGQEAGRAVADILLGIVSPSGKLPLTWPKDLYETPAMRTYPGVPKYNPQYVVYEEDIYMGYRFYDTFAVEPAYEFGYGLSYTKFEYSNLVITREDNIIKIRLKVKNCGQYPGKEVVQVYIRSPRGKLNKPFQELKGFYKTRSLKSDEEEDVYIEIPIKYLASFNGALWIVERGEYEIRVGSSSRDIRLVGKLSIDNDICFNKRWNIVPCMD; encoded by the coding sequence ATGGATATAGATGAAATTTTAAAGAACATGACTATAGAAGAGAAAATATCTTTAATTGTAGGTGCTGGTCTCTCTAAGAGAGTTCCTAGTGCTGCTGGTGAGACTAGATCTATTGATCGTCTTGGTATACCATCTATAGTTCTATCCGATGGCCCTGCAGGTGTAAGGATTTCACCAATAAGAATAGGCGAAGTAGGAACATACTATGCTACAGCTTTTCCAAATGAAATTGTACTTGCATCTACATGGAATAGAGATATCGTTGAAGCTGTTGGTAGAGCTATAGGTGAGGAAGCAAGGGACTATGGTATTGATGTTATACTTGCACCGGGGCTCAATATGCATAGAATACCATTATGTGGTAGAAACTTTGAGTATTTCTCAGAAGACCCTCTACTAGCTGGAGAACTTGCAGCTGCTTATGTTAGAGGGGTGCAATCTGTAGGTGTGGGTGCTACACTTAAGCACCTCGTTGCAAATGAGCAGGAGGTGAATAGATTTACAATCAATGTTATTGTATCTGAAAGAACCTTGAGAGAAATATATCTAAGAGCCTTTGAAATAGCTATTGAAAAATCAAAGCCTTGGGCAATAATGGCTGCCTATAATAAGTTGAATGGCAAGTATTGTACTCAAAATGAATGGCTCTTAACAAAGGTTTTAAGAGAGGAATGGGAATATAATGGACTTGTTATGACAGATTGGGGTGCTGGTGATAATCCTATTGAGCAGATTAAAGCTGGTATAGATCTTATTATGCCTGGAGATGAAAAGATTCTACAGAGTCTCTTGGAAGCATATAAAAAAGGTTTAATAGATGAAAAAATAATTGATGAAAGAGCTAGAAGAGTTCTAGAGTTAATTCTAAAATCCCCTACATATAAAGGTCATAGACCTTCAAATAAACCCGATTTAGATGTACATGCAAAGATAGCTTATGAAGCTGCTGTAGAAGGGTTTGTACTTCTTAAGAATAATGGTGTTTTACCGATATCTAAGGATGCAAAGATTGCTCTATTTGGTAAGGGCTCATATCTAACTATTAAAGGTGGTTTAGGTAGTGGTGATACTCATCCAAGATATGTTGTATCTATAGCTAATGGTCTTAAGGAAAGAGGTATTAGGATTGATGAGGATTTGGAGAAAATCTATACAAGTTTGCCTCAGTTCTGGATGCTTAGATTCTATGAATGGATTGTAAATGAGGTTGTTAAGGGTGGAGATATTAAACCATTATGTTCATCTATTATTGAACATTTTGACTCTTTTGTTAGATCCAGTGGAATTAATGTGGATGAGTATCTAGATGATATGGTTATAGAGAAGGCGGCTAGGGAGGATGATGTTGCTATTATAACAGTATCTAGGGTATCTGGTGAGGGCTGGGATAGAAGTGGTGGTAAGGGTGACTTTTATCTATCTGATAGTGAGCTAAACCTAATTAAGAAGGTTTCAGATGCATTTCATAAACACGGTAAGAAGGTTATAGTCTTACTCAATATACCCAGTCCTATAGAGATTGTTAGCTGGAGAGACTATGTAGATGCTATACTTGTTATATGGACCCCTGGACAGGAAGCTGGTAGAGCTGTTGCAGATATCCTCCTAGGCATAGTTTCACCAAGTGGTAAACTACCTCTTACATGGCCTAAGGATCTCTATGAAACACCTGCTATGAGAACATATCCAGGTGTTCCTAAATATAATCCTCAGTATGTTGTTTATGAAGAGGATATTTATATGGGTTATAGATTCTACGATACATTTGCAGTAGAACCTGCATATGAATTTGGATATGGTCTTAGCTATACAAAATTTGAGTATAGTAATCTAGTTATAACTAGAGAGGATAACATAATTAAGATTAGGTTAAAGGTAAAGAACTGTGGGCAATACCCTGGGAAAGAGGTTGTCCAGGTATATATAAGATCTCCTAGAGGTAAGTTAAATAAGCCATTCCAAGAACTAAAAGGATTCTACAAGACTAGATCTTTGAAGTCTGACGAAGAAGAGGATGTATATATAGAAATACCAATAAAATATCTAGCAAGTTTTAATGGAGCTCTATGGATTGTTGAAAGAGGAGAGTATGAGATAAGAGTTGGTTCATCGTCAAGGGATATAAGACTTGTAGGAAAGCTATCGATAGATAATGATATATGTTTTAATAAAAGATGGAATATTGTTCCGTGCATGGACTAG
- a CDS encoding All-trans-retinol 13,14-reductase (COGs: COG1233 Phytoene dehydrogenase and related protein~InterPro IPR006076:IPR002937~KEGG: kcr:Kcr_0408 all-trans-retinol 13,14-reductase~PFAM: amine oxidase; FAD dependent oxidoreductase~PRIAM: All-trans-retinol 13,14-reductase~SPTR: Q2Y4M5 Conserved hypothetical membrane protein~PFAM: FAD dependent oxidoreductase), with product MVRKIPGMLYIFISFIPWIIYWVLCGIGFGLGIAISFLISLILIVSQIYRRYFNFMDIVSIIYFCIAFIGTFIFGLNIFVEESGFLGYFALFLMALFSLIIKQPYTLQVSKRDYPEVYWRDRMFIKINNIITIVWTMIFITNALIFLLLKAPLNIISSNILIAFGMVFSIVFPLKAPAYFISRNFKRYDWSVGVDPKRPKGEDEYDVIIVGSGIGGLTCGALLSKRGYKVLVLEQHYQVGGYCSSFMRRGFIFNTGVEDVSGLWERGPVSYLLNELGLSRDELFVRNRVRFIFRGREIDVDNLEGFIRILSEMFPEERDDIYAFFDEAMKAYDECYKDLIYGVPLPAELIAKVFGSKKLLDYPKEHPHFYDWMNKTYKEKLDEFFSNDDLKTLLCALLGYLGTKPEETPASSALTAVVSYYLYGGYFPKGGAQRFADTLKNYIESHGGKVLIRHRVDKIIIENREVRGVKVGNKIFRSRIVVANTNAKTALLELVGEKHLPKDYAEYIKNLKMSPSAFMVFLGIDMDLSSYPTIINNLDEGYSIVINSNADPSLAPRGKASITILTIANYHEFPERGTREYLEKKRELAEMLIRKVEKIIPDISRHIVVIDIATPRTFERYTSMPEGAIYAFDQSIHTKRPYFKTPIKGLYLASASTFPGGGIEAVVISGIICANDICGWRLSKN from the coding sequence ATGGTTAGAAAGATACCGGGTATGCTCTATATATTTATCTCTTTTATTCCATGGATTATATATTGGGTCTTATGTGGTATTGGCTTTGGGCTAGGGATAGCAATATCCTTTCTAATTTCATTAATTCTTATAGTTTCTCAAATTTATAGAAGGTATTTTAATTTTATGGACATTGTCTCCATAATCTATTTCTGTATAGCATTTATAGGCACATTTATCTTTGGACTAAACATCTTTGTTGAGGAGAGTGGTTTTCTTGGCTATTTTGCACTATTTTTAATGGCGTTATTCTCTTTGATTATTAAGCAGCCTTATACTCTTCAAGTTTCAAAGAGAGATTATCCTGAGGTTTATTGGAGGGATAGAATGTTTATAAAGATCAATAATATAATTACTATTGTCTGGACAATGATCTTTATAACTAATGCATTAATCTTTCTATTACTTAAAGCTCCACTCAATATAATATCTTCAAATATCTTAATAGCTTTCGGTATGGTATTTTCAATTGTATTTCCTTTGAAAGCTCCTGCATATTTCATTTCAAGAAATTTTAAGAGATATGACTGGAGTGTTGGTGTAGATCCTAAGAGACCTAAGGGTGAAGATGAGTATGATGTTATTATTGTTGGCTCTGGTATTGGTGGTTTAACCTGTGGTGCTCTGCTTTCGAAGAGAGGATATAAGGTTCTAGTCCTAGAGCAGCATTACCAGGTTGGTGGTTATTGTTCGTCGTTTATGAGGAGGGGTTTTATCTTTAATACCGGGGTTGAGGATGTTAGTGGATTATGGGAGAGGGGGCCTGTTAGCTATCTTCTTAATGAGCTTGGGCTTAGTAGGGATGAGCTGTTTGTGAGGAATAGAGTTAGATTTATCTTTAGGGGTAGGGAGATAGATGTTGATAATCTAGAGGGATTTATAAGGATTCTCTCAGAGATGTTTCCTGAGGAGAGAGATGATATCTATGCATTTTTTGATGAGGCTATGAAAGCATATGATGAATGTTATAAGGATCTTATCTACGGTGTCCCACTACCAGCAGAGCTTATAGCAAAGGTTTTTGGATCTAAGAAGCTTCTCGATTATCCTAAGGAGCATCCACATTTCTATGACTGGATGAATAAGACATACAAAGAGAAGTTAGATGAGTTTTTCTCTAATGATGATCTAAAAACATTGCTTTGTGCACTACTTGGATATCTTGGGACAAAACCTGAAGAGACACCTGCTAGTAGTGCTCTTACAGCAGTTGTTTCATACTATCTCTATGGAGGATACTTTCCTAAGGGAGGTGCACAGAGATTTGCAGATACATTGAAAAACTATATAGAGTCCCATGGCGGTAAGGTTCTTATAAGGCATAGGGTTGACAAAATAATTATTGAGAATAGGGAAGTTAGAGGTGTGAAGGTTGGTAATAAGATTTTTAGGAGTAGAATAGTTGTTGCTAATACAAATGCAAAAACAGCTCTACTAGAACTTGTAGGTGAGAAACATCTACCCAAAGACTATGCCGAATACATTAAGAATTTGAAGATGTCACCCTCAGCATTCATGGTTTTCCTAGGTATTGATATGGATCTATCTAGTTATCCAACAATAATTAATAATCTAGATGAAGGTTATAGTATTGTTATAAACTCAAATGCTGATCCAAGTCTAGCACCAAGAGGAAAAGCAAGTATTACAATTCTAACTATTGCAAATTATCATGAATTTCCTGAGAGAGGTACAAGAGAATATTTAGAGAAGAAGAGAGAACTAGCAGAGATGCTGATTAGAAAAGTTGAGAAGATAATTCCAGACATAAGTAGACATATAGTTGTAATAGATATAGCAACACCTAGAACATTTGAGAGATATACATCTATGCCTGAAGGAGCAATATATGCATTTGACCAATCAATACATACAAAAAGACCATACTTTAAGACACCTATAAAGGGTCTATACCTAGCAAGTGCATCCACATTCCCAGGCGGTGGAATAGAAGCTGTAGTAATCTCAGGAATAATATGTGCAAACGATATATGTGGTTGGAGATTAAGTAAAAACTAA